The nucleotide window TTCTTTCAATCTATAAAGAATCATTTGTACAATGGAAAACTTTCAGGGATATTAATCGTTATtcctttatattatttatttattttttaattttttaaaaaagtactatatatataaaaaaaaaaaaaaatatatatatatatatatatatatatatatatatatatatatatatatatatatatatatatatatatatatatatggtcttgCTATTTACAAGAGTTTGCAAAttctatatataattattttaaagtcgCGATTAAATCAAAATGTTCTCCCACATGTATATAGTAGTTCTTGTTATAAACGATGTGTCTGTGCACATTTATCCATATAAACTTTAATCATATTCCATAACCTTTGCCTCCCCCTCGAAAGGACTTTCTTTACTTCCTGGTCACATGGAATTACTTTAGGGCGGAGTTATTAGTGGGTGTCTGCTGGGTTTCTGCTCTGAATTTTTCCATCCGTCAATCTTCCTTCAAGTTGTTAGCAACACCCATCTTTTAACAATCTAATTAACTCCCAAAGACGGCAGTCATGCACCACCctacatttattttctcttttcaggACCATTTCAAATGGATCTACATCACGATAGTGGACAAAATGACAATCTTCcttttcatgttgactttaagagtgcaaaaaaaaaaaaaaaaaaaaaaacaggacttgGATTTTCCTTTCATGACTCTTGATATTCTGTCCTCTGTTATGTGCAGTCTAGAGATGCTGTATTTGGGAGGGAACCTCATCTCCTCGATCCCACCTGAGGTGGCTAAACTCACCTGTCTGAGATACCTGGTCCTGTGTGACAATCGCATCCAAAGCGTACCACCCCAGCTCAACAAGTAAGATCTCCTCTTCCTTCTTTCTAAAGTCAAAGCAGGGTGGTGATTAAAAATAAACGACATCAGATTTCTTTTCTTTGTAGACTACACTCCCTGCTCTCTCTCAGTCTCCACAATAACCTGCTGACCTTCCTGCCTCGTGAGATCCTCAGCCTCGTTCATTTGCAGGAGCTCAGTCTGCGTGGAAACCCTCTGGTGGTGCGCTTCATCAAGGACATGACCTATGACCCTCCGTCTCTGATGGAGCTCGCAGGGCGCACCGTCAAGTCCCAAAACCTTCCGTTCCGCTCGTGTGATCTGCCGGCCAATCTGATCTATTATTTAAACCTGGCTAGCGAATGTCCCAACCCAAAATGTGCAGGTAGGTGTCTTTGACCTTTAAAAAACTTTTAGATACTCCAACTCAATTCAAATTTGGCAAGAATTATGAACCACTAAATCAAGCATTAATAagctttattaaaatattttgctaagagaCCACCAGACTGATGTGTAAAaccaataaaagtattttttgtgcCTGAGTGGGCTAATATATGAGGGGTTTAAGCTGAAATGTGCACATACTGAAATTATTGTTAAAATGTGTATTCCCAGTTAGCAGGGAACGCTCACAGGACATTCAGCAAATGTTAGCATGTATCGTTATTAAAATAATGGTCCTCAAACATTCTTTTAATGTTCCAGAAAGAAAATGTTCTTAGGACAACGTTCTTTAAACATCTTTAGAATGTTAGTTGTTATTGATGAATGTTCTGAAAATGTTGATAAGAAAATGTTCTTTGGAATGTTCTATTAAAGATTTAAACATAATATAAcatgactgaaatgttattaaatcattttgaataatgctATTATAACcataaaaatagtattaaaacGTCGACTAAAAAACTGGACATTGTAAACATTCAAAGAACATTCAAAAAATACCATTGTATAACTTCATGAGAATGTTTTTTAGATCCTAAAATTGTTAGCAGGGTTATTTTAGCTGTAAAGCTGTCATTTTTATAGTTGTTTCAGTGTGTTTTGCGTTAAACTTTTCTTGGAACATCTTTAGGATGTTAGTTGTTATTGATGAATGTTCTAATAAAGTTGATAGAAAAACATTCTTAGAACATTATATAATGTGAttggaatttttaaataaagttaaacaaaataTAACGTGAAGGgggatgcggtggcgcagtaggtagtgctgtcgcctcacagcaagaaggtagctggttcgagcctcggctaggtcagttggcatttctgtgtggagtttgcatgttctccctgcatttgcgtgggtttcctccggatgctccggtttcccctacagtccaaagacatgtggtacaggtgaattggataggctaaattgtctgtagtgtatgagtgtgaatgagtgtgtatggatgtttcccacagatgggttgcagctggaaggacatccgctgcgtaaaacatgtactggataagttggcggctcattccgctgtggcaaccccggactaataaagggaataagtcgaaaagaaaatgaatcaataaaaatataacctgactgaaatgttattaaagCATTTTGAATATTGCTATTATAACCAAAAAAAATACCATTAATACATCGACTAaaaaactaatcattttaaacatttaaggaACATTACAAAAAGTAACattatataatttaatgagaACATTAAGGGAAGAGTTTTAGAACCTAAAGTTGTCAGCAGGGTTATTTTAGCTGTAAAGCTGTACTTTTTATAGTAGTTTTAGTGTGTTTTGCATTAAACTTTTCTTtggaaaatatttagtaaatagaTTGTTATTGATGAATCTTCTAATAATGTTGATAGAAAACATTCTTAGAACATTGTTATACAGTATTGCGAATACAATTTTCTAACAAAGTTCAAACATTATATCATGTGACTGATATGTTATTAGAACATTTTGAATAATGCTATTATAATCAAAAAAATACCGTTAATACATGGACTAAAAATCTGGACATTTTATAATTGACAGTTTTAGTGTGTTTTGCATTAAACTTTTCTCAGGAAAATATGTTATTGATGAATCTAataatgttgattaaaaatgtgAATAGAATATTCAAATAAAGTTgtaaacataatataacataactaatatgttattaaaatattttgaataatgctattataaagaaacaaacaaaaaataccgTTGATACATTGACTAAAAAACTGGgcattttaaacattcaaaagaacataaataaataatattatataacttAATGAGCGTTAGGGGAATGGTTTTAGAACCCAAAGACGTTAGCAACATTATTTTAGCTGTAAagctgtttaaattatttttatagtaGTTTTAGTGCGTTTTGCAGTAAGCTCTctcataaaaatagaaaatacatGACCAACTTTGCTTGAATGTAAAAAATTCTACAGATTTTAAATGTTTGCTAAGAGGCTCTGTAAGCCATATTTTCATGCTAAAACAATTGTATAATGCATATTGATAGTTATAGAGTTCTATtcagtatttaatgtttacactgtaaaaaaatcacttaaatagGTTAAagtaacatacagtaaatatatttgttgtcttgactttttatcattcaaatttttatattttataaatgggCCCCATTCACTCCCAGTTTTGTATCGTTTTTAATCAAACAGATCAGTATTTTGTCCCAAATTCTGTCGACTGATGTTGTTACTCTGATTAATTCTCAATTCCTCTTCATGCCCTCCAGGTGTTTACTTCGACTCATGTGTGAGACACATCAAGTTTGTGGATTTCTGCGGGAAGTACCGCCTGCCGCTTATGCATTACCTGTGCTCCCCGCAGTGTTCCTCTCCCTGCAGCTCAAACCCACAGAGCGACGCTGAATCAGAAGAGGAGAACAGCGTCCCCGCAGACAGGCTCCAGAGGGTCTTGCTGGGATAGGACCCAAATCCAACAGGGACAGTAACCTGGCACAGGATTTTCATTTAAAGGctaatttcatgttttttaaagTCCTACACAATGCTAAAAGAACACTTTGAGCTGAATGCGTTGGGTTTTAGAACTGTTTTAGTGACTCCGCGATACagctttttaatttaaatcagaAATATATGTGGATTTAAACTAAAATCATAGTTTGCGATAACATGGTATGTGAATGATATGTGTTCTACTCTTATGTCATTCCAAACTGATATACAGTACAGTGTGGGAAAGATATTCAACATGCTGTTTTTTTCTGGGAAAAGTATTCTAAAGGAGCTTTTGACAttgaattgaaccagattttggtaaaaaaataaataaaaataaaaaataaataaataaaaataaataaaataaaactcttttttttttactattgttaCGTGTAATACCAATGGAAtcacacaaggagaaagtgctgaactagtgaaatgtattcaatactttatataaaaggctatTTTAGTGATGgccattgtcctgctgaaacgtccaccctggtttcttcttcatcatcctgctaatgtagattttGAACTGATGCAGCTAATATCTATTTACACTGATGAAGGAcaaagggttgctgaagaactactgagagatttcagctgctgtctgggttttcactgcctttctacatcttcctttcttcatgtgttcaatactttttcactgtgtcatttcattttaatacacGTAACATTATTTGTAAACTAACTAATATTGTTTCTTTGCatatattgatttttttgtttgttaccaacatctggtgaaatttttcagagaaagttttctgagaaaaatggtgacgtgttgaatacctatttcccccactgtatatacaGATAATGTTGGATGGCTTTGCATACAGTAATGTGTATCATCACATGGACTACTTTTGTCATTCTTTTGAGATGCTTTTGTGATACATCTACTTtgtgtttcacaaaaaaaatatatatcagcaAACTTTTTTTGCTGGGCAAAATACTGAAAATGGACATTTTCCGTCTTGAAAATGTTGCTCATAAAGCATCTGAAAATGTTTGCATATTACCGAAAACAGTGTTTCAAATAAGTATcctgcaaaaaaaagaaagaaaaaaaataatgagaGAAGTTTTAATGGATTTCTGTGTAtgttataatcatttaaatattaaccCTTACacgctgttggggatgttttcatccactctgattttgagtcttaatttggccataactttttctgtgtttcagctagcagaatgatttttggagaCAGATCTTATTTTGGCtcattttttgagaaaaaaaaaaacgatacacTCGGCAAATTTACTCCCCTTTTGTTGTGTTAGGgttgaaaacatccactgaattaaactgctgtaaaaatgcatcagataaatattattttgcatacatttgttcaacctcagtcctgatcaaaactactaacgtgcttagaaaattacaggattttatctctttaattgccaaattgtTACATATTAAATctctgatttggtgaaaaaaacgcacacaaaatgaatgatttttttttatataaaaagtgtttgtggactggattttttaacatttaatctctgtcttggacatgtgaaacaacgtccaatataaccacatttttttagtcacaaaaccatgacaccatataatcatgcatttttgatggTTGGTGGTTTTCTCAGTAGGGTTTGGGTTACCTCTTCCCCAGTAGAGAAGAGGAAACACTTGTAGTTTttattgttgatcatcagttggcaccattaacccttttaAAAAAGCTTAGTTTGTGGATTTTATATGCAGTATAACAGggaattaaagtgtgtgtgtatctgtgagagtgacctttgtgCTCCCATCTTGATGTGtgtgagaaaatcaaaatatgcatctcagctctcagaactacatggagtaaacaaaaacaaagactgtctATTGcatcatcaaatgtggttataatggaagtcaatggggtaaaaGCAGCCACAAACATTAAATTAGAGAGAAAATATGAAAAagaatgcatcaaagccaatgttgttacttgTCTTTCACATGCCTAAGACTGTGATAACAGGTTTTAGTCCACaactactttttatattgaaaatacatcattcttttgagttttttttttcaccaaatcagtgacatcatttgtgaacttggcaattaaagacttaaaatcctgtaattttaaaaaacatttagtagtttttttataggactgaggttgattgacagatttctgcaaaaataataataataataaaaattaaaataaatttgaaaaaaaaattatctgatgcattttacagcagtttaattcattttcatccctaacataacaaaatgtagtccatttgaacagtgcacaagggttaaaaccACTACATTTTAATGTTTCCATTGTGTTTTGGGACACATTCTGTTACAATTTGGTGGTTATGAACATGCCACCAGTGAAGGCAATGAATTACCAGAAAAATCCACAGGGACTCTTAACAGTTTCCATGTAAAACCACTACAACTTTCGTTATAACCATTATTCAATAAGTGTTTCTACTGTTTTTCAGCAGGATACTGGCAAATAGATCCTGCTTTGTACTTCTAGAAAATGTGATCAATACGTGAAGAGTTACTCTTTGACCTCTTCTTTATATTGACTGTTAATCTGCCCTAACTCTTCTGTCCAAAGGTCAGGTCATGGACTACGATGGCTGCTTCACACTGTGCAAGAATTCACGTAAAGCTATCATCCATGGCACAGCCTTAAATACAGTTACAAGCTGAAGGACGCTTCTTTTGCATTTGTCTTCTTGTTAGAAGTTTGGCTTCAGGTTTCAGATCAGTATTACGCAGCAGTGGTTTACAGCCTTTAAAAGAGCTCCTAATGGTCCCAACAACAATAAAACAGAGATACTACAATCTTCTTATCTGATATGTGTGAGTTTCTCATCAGCACTGGTTGTTATTTGAGTCAGTCTGACCATTAGATCATATGGGATGATCATTTTAACAGTATTGCACAATTGGCTGAGAGTTCTGGGTCAGTGAGTTCGCATCAATATCTGACGGCAGCATTTATGGCCAATTTCTATACACTCTTCTCACAGCAGATGCAGCTATCGCTCTTATTGCAAATATCAGTCTTCTATCATGGTTTACGATCTTACAGTGACGCGGCACAGATTGCGACACGTCTCTGTCTCTCGAATGATGGGACAGATTTACAAAGCAATCTCAAAGGTAGGATGACTCTGCAATTCTTTCAGCTCCACAGTGCAACACACTTCTGGCTGGACTTCCATCGTGTGCAATCAAGCATCTACAAATGACTAAAACTTTACAGCATAGCTGGTCCTCAATGAAGGCAGAAAGCCATGGGATCTGATCTGCACCCTCCAGCCTCCACATGTTTAGTCCCCCTTTGTATCCTGGAAGTCTTATGATGCAAccatggagagagaaaaaaaaaacttgaatcttTCTCGAATCTTTTCATTTACTATTCCATGCTTTAGGAATGATCTTACCAATTCCATCCTAAAAGCAATTTTTTAAGAGAGCATTTCCACgtaatttctctggcccagatcagGCCCACACAATTAGCTTTTGCCAGTCTTAGCCAAGTAAACTgataactgggccagatatgttggtcatgaatttgataaacccatgaagcatttcgcTTTATGGCCACGATTTTTCTTGAAGCGACCCGACTggtagaattttttctttacacaaaaatcatttaaatgtattttaaaagtgggtcaagtttggccaaacttacgtggcccacatagaaatttttaaaatctgggccaaatactacatttgatatctggcctaATCTcatgtgccgccttaaagacgaaGCCACCTCTTCATCGGTTTTGCACAGgcttatctaaagggttaatggt belongs to Danio rerio strain Tuebingen ecotype United States chromosome 1, GRCz12tu, whole genome shotgun sequence and includes:
- the lrrc58a gene encoding leucine-rich repeat-containing protein 58a yields the protein MARFPSVDDKCAVLHLSRLHLDDLNLDHLADSKRKQIQQLHLTYNRLTLLPTSVCFLSNLEYLDISNNALTVIPDDIMRLKNLKTFVAKNNLLNECSFPKDFDCIRVETLNLSGNRFEDIPAQFLKMTTLQSLSLGGNRLKAIPEEIQNLTSLEMLYLGGNLISSIPPEVAKLTCLRYLVLCDNRIQSVPPQLNKLHSLLSLSLHNNLLTFLPREILSLVHLQELSLRGNPLVVRFIKDMTYDPPSLMELAGRTVKSQNLPFRSCDLPANLIYYLNLASECPNPKCAGVYFDSCVRHIKFVDFCGKYRLPLMHYLCSPQCSSPCSSNPQSDAESEEENSVPADRLQRVLLG